Proteins from a single region of Urocitellus parryii isolate mUroPar1 chromosome 4, mUroPar1.hap1, whole genome shotgun sequence:
- the Mrpl41 gene encoding large ribosomal subunit protein mL41, whose protein sequence is MGFLTAVTQGLVRGADRMSKWTSKRGPRTFNKGRGAKGTGIRASGWKFVQIKEKVPEFVVPDLTGFKLKPYVNYRVPAGTDTPLTAKALFLETVAPAIQKDFKEGTFSPDNLEKYGFEPTQEGKLFQLYPKNFPR, encoded by the coding sequence ATGGGTTTCCTGACCGCAGTGACTCAAGGCTTGGTGCGGGGAGCAGACAGGATGAGCAAGTGGACCAGTAAACGAGGGCCGCGCACCTTTAACAAGGGACGGGGCGCCAAGGGCACAGGCATCCGTGCCTCAGGCTGGAAGTTTGTGCAGATAAAGGAAAAGGTCCCAGAATTTGTTGTCCCAGACTTGACTGGCTTCAAGCTCAAGCCCTATGTGAACTACCGAGTTCCTGCAGGCACAGACACACCACTGACTGCCAAAGCCCTCTTCCTGGAAACAGTTGCACCTGCTATCCAAAAGGACTTTAAAGAAGGCACTTTCAGTCCTGACAACCTGGAAAAGTACGGCTTTGAGCCCACACAGGAGGGCAAGCTCTTCCAACTATATCCCAAGAATTTCCCACGTTAG